One Gossypium hirsutum isolate 1008001.06 chromosome A08, Gossypium_hirsutum_v2.1, whole genome shotgun sequence genomic window, TTTTGAGCTACTAATTAATGTCCAAGTTAATAAATGAGCTAACAAAAGAACTTGATTGATACGATATTAGTATTATAAGGACtcaattgaaatattttaaaattgaaataccAATATAAAATCTAACCATAGTTTGAGGATGTTTGTTCCAATTAACCCTACATATTTCTATAATCTTTTACACCATATCTGAAGATCAAAGTTTCTAAAAACAACTTGGCCGACATGAAAATGTCAAATATAGATAATCATCAATTTTGTTAtgaaaaatcttagttttttttttccagcTTTATAGTTCATCTTCCACTAGTTTTTGTTGGTCTTTCACGCCATCCATGCAACATCCATCCATTCATACATACACGTACATACATTATCTTAACCGTTTCACAATAGCTCGTCGTTACATAGTGTACATCcgtccatccatccatccatttatacatacacacatacattACCCTAACCGTTTCACAATGACTGACCGTTACATAGTGTacataaattgaaatatatgatattgaatttaCTTCCCTAATGGGAAACCATTGTGATAACCGTCGGTTAACTCTCGAATTTCGAATATCCAACCTCAAACCtcgtttaaataaaaatttagtggaaAAGTATTAAAGTAATGGttggattattttgtaaaatagtaaaaatatgaataatGAGTTAATAAAagatgttgttttattttttaaaaagttaaattattttttataaccttataaatatttattatttattatattattatattatttgggttttttttatgtatttttttaattgcgtCGGTGTCAGTGAGTTAAGCGATACCAACTCACTCTAAAGTTTTATTATAAGTATTAGAAATTCTATTACACACGTATGCGTGCGGAAACAGCAAATTTAGAACATAGATGTgcgtttaaaaataacatacaatagaTAATGAAACGTATGGTTTGAGGccatcataataatattaattatgatttaaaaagAATGGGTGTTTCTGTAAATTCATAATTGAGTTAAGGATGACACTAACTCAATAAAGTGCTTAAATAATATTATAGATAAATATAGATTAactctaattaaaaaaataaatgatgcTTTTAAAAccgtatttgttttattttattctttttactagcacaaaaattaaaaatttccatttaatattatagggactaatttaaaTTAATCTCTATAATAGAGGGACCAAGAATTACATTTACTTAAATTTCTAACCATTTGTCCACCCAatattctcttcttttttctctctctcttttttttttttcacactCCACTGCTGTCTTAAAAGAGTCTTTTCCGCGTGgaccttaaataaataaataaataaaacaaatatttatttatttattgtcgACAAGTCACCAAATGCTAGTTTTGCTCTTACAGTTCATGCAGCTGCTTGAAAGCGATTAGAATTTCAGTTTGAAAAAATTTcgaatttaatttgataattattaaatCGAGTTTAAGTTATTGATCGGATTAAGATCAGGCATTTTAATATTGGATTCGAGTAGCTTCTGaatctaattaaattttgcattttaatatacatatttataaaattatatttttatccttattatacaaaaaaaaattaagtgtgGAAAAATTCGGTTCGACTCAATTACACttctaataatgaaattatatttttacccttaTATACATATTATGGAATTATATTTTTGTGTTAACCCTTATTAAACTCCAACTTATTACTATTTGAGTTCAGCTTGACTTAATTACACCTCAAATAATAAATGTTATCTCGCTAAAGTTGACTTTTCCCTCccgaaaagaaaatgaaaagataaaAGAACATGCACAAAGATGCTATTTTGATttcggatttttttttatttaaattatttcgggtttgaaatttttatgcttaattactataaatttaaattattttaggtttgattttttctaaatttgagttatacgattttaaattattgaattttttatgatcaaattgataaaattaaattttcaagatgaattttaaaaatttaagtcatTATCATAAAGTCCATTAGGGGTTAGAAATAATAGGATTTTTTGTATGACTTAATTATAGCTCTTTTTGCCATTAACAAATAGTAAGCCAAGTGTGGACCACTTCCATTTTTGGCTGcttgtgtgttttttttaataattttattataaatattaatataaaaatatttttaaatatgtatttttagcaaattttatttttagtttctcaGTGTATTTATTGGAGTGAATTTAGTGACTAATTCTCTGCATTCGGTAAGTCCATTAAGGGGAAGATATTGGCCACGAGTTTTAAAAATGTTCTATAACCAGAACAAGAATCAAACCCTTGACCACTAACTAAAATAAGAGAGATCATTATCATCTCACTTGACTCCCGTAGTTTTTACGAATGTTTCAAACTATGGAAATGTACTTCAATATAAAAagaatagttttaaaaaaaaaattaggtcatGGGTCATGAGGTCAACAAAGAAGGAAGAGTTTTTCAAACTAGAAATGGTCATTTTTAGAAGACAAAAAAGCCAAAAGAAATGTAAAAACATAACCccaaaaaaatgtgaaaaacatAGAAAGCAGCCAGACCAGACACCAatgtagaaatttttttttgttaatttaatgatgtcatgttttattttttattttttattttttttatttgtgctTATTTCTTCTATAAATAATACCCCATTTCAATGCAATAAAAAACAAACCCCACAAAAATTTCCTATCAACATATTATGATCATCATCCTATAACTCttcctttttctctcattttaagTCCCTTTCTTCTTTTACACTAAAATCTTTCCATATGTTTAAGATGGAATATGGAGAAGCAACCCCGTCCGCCGTTGCTTCTCCAAATTCTTCGAACCCTTCATCCCCTTCGACACCTACGTCTCCTCTGGTCGTCATTAGTCCTTGTGCTGCTTGCAAGATTCTGAGGCGAAGGTGTGCCGATAAATGCATGTTGGCCCCGTATTTCCCTCCAACCGAACCGGCTAAGTTCACGACCGCTCATCGGGTTTTTGGTGCTAGCAACATAATCAAGTTCTTGCAGGTAGTTTATTGATAGTTTTACTAGGAGATTTTCCATGTGAAGAGTAATGGCCAGTTGTACTAGTGTGAAATGCTTAAAAGGTTTTCACTTTTCTTTTAGAGAAAAAAAGGACTTTTACTTTACGAAAATTAAAAAAGTTAGTCCCTCCTactttaatttgttagatttcAACTCTCGTACTTTACAAAAACCGAAAGTTAGTCCAATTGTTGTTTACATTGATATTATCCAATTGAACTAGCTTTTCGATTTTTGTAACAAAACAGGGATTAACTTCTCaacttttgtaaaataaaaaaatgaaattcttaattaaaccttaataaactcaatttgaattaagtcaaaattgaataaaaaaataatatttttggaaCATCTTCTTCTAATCTAAGGCCTAACGTTTCTCATTCTATTAAATGAATGCTTTATATCAAACAGCAATATGAACAGCTAGTTTTGAATTGATTTGTTCATATTAGGTAGAATTACATATGGTGCATGTGCTAACGACCCCACTTTCTTTCATCAAATGTTGACACTTCCTAATTACATTTTCTTTGACTATGTCAAGAATTATTCTAACCCAATTTCTTTTTCTCGATCTGATGTCTTGATATTCAGTAGTTATATTGTGCCCCAATCAAATCTGGAGTTAAATCATGTCAAACTCTAGAAGCAAAGCAAGAAATGTTTTTAGAGGTTGAGATTAAGTTATCTGTTCTTATGAGAGTTAAAATGCAATTTATTGTATTGACTTATatctttatgatttttaaaaggactaaatcgaaattctaaaattttttaaaggtcaaactataattttatcatatactaagttaagattttaaatattttctattttaagagaCCAAGGCCTTGCATACCCCTCTTTTTACCTTTATCGGACCCATAAAACTTGAACTCAAAACCTTATACTTTTGCATGTTGAATTTCTTCACTACATTGAGTTCTCTTCATCaatgatatttgattttttttcccacACATTAAGGCCTATTCATTTGTTTACTTATGGTCTTAGTTTAGAGATTAATTTGGTTCAAATTATAGTTTTGGTCCTTTTACAATACTCAAATATGGGATTCGGTCCAAATactttaatttatcataatttggtcattttacgtTTATAATGTCATCTTTTAGTCTAAATGGTTAATATCATTAACTACTCCAATTAGAATATTATTGTGAATTTTCTTAAAATCCATTTTAACATGATGGGTCGAAAGGGTTAAATCGTGAACTTGAGCATAAAAGAGGACCAAAACAATAATTTGACCTATTGATAAGAAAAGTTCGTTAAAGCCTAAAGGTGTAGGTGTAGACTTTCCTTTCGCAGTGACATACAGACATGAACAGGGGCTTTGGGgaataaaatggtgaaatttcatTTTAAGTCTTTCTATAAATTTAACAATTCAATTTAGATTTCttattataatgtttttttactTTAGCCCCcaataacttatatttttatctacAACCTCTTTCAGGAACTTCCAGAGTCACAGAGGGCCGATGCAGTAAGTAGCATGGTGTACGAAGCTAGTGCGAGGATCCGAGACCCGGTATACGGCTGCGCTGGGGCAATCTGCCAGTTGCAGAAGCAAGTCAACGAGCTCCAAGCACAGTTAGCCAAAGCTCAAGCCGAAGTGGTCAACATGCAGCTACAACAAGCGAACCTCGTGGGGGCTTTGCTTTGCATGGAGGCGACTGCGCCGCCTCCTCAACCGCATCCCCAACAATTCGCCGTCGACACCTTCATATGTAGCCCACAAAGCTACAATAGCAATCCCGGCTTCATCGACGACGACGACAACAACAACCTAGGATCCTTATGGGAGCCTCTGTAGACATAATTGATGTCAAAGGTCCCATGAAACTCTTCTACAGGAGAAGTTGAAGGACATTAGATTAATAAAGGCCAAGTTACGATTCT contains:
- the LOC107949061 gene encoding LOB domain-containing protein 1 gives rise to the protein MFKMEYGEATPSAVASPNSSNPSSPSTPTSPLVVISPCAACKILRRRCADKCMLAPYFPPTEPAKFTTAHRVFGASNIIKFLQELPESQRADAVSSMVYEASARIRDPVYGCAGAICQLQKQVNELQAQLAKAQAEVVNMQLQQANLVGALLCMEATAPPPQPHPQQFAVDTFICSPQSYNSNPGFIDDDDNNNLGSLWEPL